The following nucleotide sequence is from Drosophila kikkawai strain 14028-0561.14 chromosome 2L, DkikHiC1v2, whole genome shotgun sequence.
TACAGGTAGCTTTGTAAAAGGTCAAAATGGCAGACAGCAAAATGACAAATTCGTCATATGTGTGATTCTTCAGCggttttgcttatttttattcattgtCAGCTGAGCAATTCTTATTATCACTTTAGATTGCATTGTATTTAAAGCACGTTCTTGTGGCTTTTCATGTgcatttaattattgttgttgttttgcttGGTAACCATGAACTATAGTTCATCTTATAAGATgtaaaaaagataaataaaaagatataaatGCATTGTGATTTTTAcagtattattaaattatcttCTTTAAATCCGCATTTATAACATGCGAAAATTTAGCATATGAGAGATTTTTCTGGGAAGCATCGTATTTATTTGAGTGCTTTTCATtacctttttatacccttgcagggtattataatttcagtcagaagtttgcaacgcagtgaaggagacgtttccgaccctataaagtatatatattcttgatcagcatcaacagccgagtcgatctagccatgtccgtctgtccgtctgtccgtctgtccgtccgtctgtccgtccgtctgtccgtccgtctgtccgtttctacgcaaactagtccctcagttttaaagctatctgaatgaaactttgcatatagtcttctatatactctcactgctatatatgtcggaacgggccggatcggacgactatattatatagctcccatacaaatgttcgataaatttttagaaaaaaaattataactttgctgtttttcaatatttttgcatcatttttgagatatagccattttatattatttcagaattttggtaaaaattttatgaaaatcggacgactatatcttatagctgccataggaacgatcggcaaatgaataggaaaaaaattataacttcgttgttttccaacatattcttatctacttttagatataagctttttttattgttttcagaattttggtaaaaattttatgaaaatcggacaactatatcatatagctgccatatagacgatcggtaaatgtagagaaaatgtaaagctgggattgtaaaactgtaactgtcaaactgtaaacataataagtataggtaaaatgtaatgaaactctgttttgtgtgtgttttcagcatttaaatctataatataaacatcaaaaccaatctgcaagggtatacaaacttcggcgtgccgaagttagcttcctttcttgtttctgtattttttttatttactggAAAATTCTCCCtttccatttaattaaaaaaagttaattaaaaatttattcagcttttcaattaaaacttttttatagaATTCTTTGGAAACAACGGTTTTGAGGGGGTTTCCACCATTtcgtttaatatataaaatatttaattatcaaaacaaataaatttaaagactcTGGAAAATGATTTGTTTAATATTCTCTTGctcaataaaatgtataatatttttaattatcattttataatattttttgtattgtcCTTTGCAGACACGCACAACGATAACTCGACCACCACGAAAACGCCACTATTCCCGAAAGACCTATTCACGAAAGAACAGCTTGAGAACGGCGCTGTCATCCTGCACATCATTGGTGTGATCTATATGTTTGTGGCGCTGGCCATTGTCTGCGATGAGTTCTTCGTGCCTTCCCTTGACGTAATCATTGAAAAGCTCGGCATCACGGACGATGTGGCCGGCGCAACGTTTATGGCGGCGGGTGGCAGTGCCCCCGAGCTCTTCACCAGTGTGATTGGCGTTTTCGTGTCGTTCGACGACGTGGGCATTGGTACGATCGTTGGCTCCGCCGTGTTCAACATCCTGTTTGTGATCGGCATGTGTGCGCTGTTCTCGAAGACGGTGCTATCGCTAACGTGGTGGCCCCTATTTCGTGACTGCTCCTTCTACAGCATCAGTCTGCTGGTGTTGATCTACTTTTTCCGGGACAACCGCATCTTCTGGTGGGAGGCGCTCATACTCTTTACCATCTATATCGCCTACGTGACCTTCATGAAGTGGAATGTCCAGGTGGAGACGTGCGTCAAGAAGATGATTACCAAAAACAAGGTGACTCGCGTCCGAAGTACAGATCAACTTATGCCAGCAGTAAGTAGTTGGGAAGTTTTTTTGCAACAAATCAATTcagaaatcaaatcaaatcaaatcagtCCAATAAGAAAATTCCAACaaaaatctctctctctctatctcgaAATGTTCTTaattgaaaacgaaaaaaaaaagaagtgaaagcttaataaataaaagtaaaagtcaaaaaacaattacaaaaaacgTAAATCAAGAAAATCGTAAAAGAGAAAGCGAAATTAAAAAGCCAAAATTTTGTTtgccaataaaaaatgaaaagaaaagaatcAAAGttaaaacgaaaacgaagatCCTTTGCCAGGAACGAAATTTCGTTTTTGATTTTCGTTTTGTGTATGTTTTTCCCACCCCAATAATCACCCCCGGAAATCCCCAGTTCCACCTCCATGCCCACATCCCCACATCTCCACATATTCACATATCCACAAGTTCAGTCTCATGCGAGCTTTTGGCGCGTGCCGGACTTTAACCAGTTAGCAGGTGTTACTAGTATTTACcaaccatatatatttatgactaagggccattgttgttgcaatCGTCGATGAAACGTCCATGACTAATGAATCTGAAGCgatgctgctgcggctgcttcTGCTGATGCTTCTCTTTGGCATTGAAAGCCACCATAAATCTGGTGACAGTCACTCAGAGTGATTCCTCCGCAGTTCCACTCAAATTTCACCTGCGGAGATCCAGATACTGCTCTCCTTGACCCACTCTGGGTTTTCGCTACCATTCGAAATCGAACTGCTCACCTATATGGCATTTCTAGATCCATCTCTGGAATATCTCTGCCAGGAAAAACCGGTTTCTGGATTCTACAGGGAGTGCCTAATTAGAAAAAACCGATTGTAAGACTAAGACTAAGAACCGGTTTAggtttatatttttgcatcgATTGAGCATTTTAGATCCTCGAACATCAATTGAAACACGTCTGAGCTCATGCAGCTTTAAATACATTTCCAGTTTTAAAAAAGATATTCGAAAAATGCAGCTAAAAGGTTGGTGTGCTATCCAGTTAAggaaaaagatatatatagaaatatatttggTTAGTGGCAAGTCTAGACTGCTTTTAAAAAAACGGAGTGTTTTAGAAATAGTTTTGATCTATTTCAAGATGTGATGATATTTTAGTTTAGTGaaattctatttattatatatctaAAATGTTGAAATTCATGATGTCAAAGTCATgatgatattaaaaaatattttgaaaataaaagaaacttctagaatattaagtatattatttaataaataaattgaaatactTCTAATTCAATTAGCTTTAAATCCAAACTTAGAATATTAAGAAATCCTGCTAACTGATTAATTTCCACTGCGTTGCACTTTCACGTTCTGCTAACTTtttaatcattattattataatctATTCCTATTCTTTCAAGCTATCGAAATACTTTCTCTTCTATCTAACTCACTATAGTTCGATTTCTGATTTCCTCTTTAGTATTAGCTTCGATTCCATTTGTTAGTCCAACGTTTGATTTGCTATGCGTCTCTCGACTTGTGTGAATCCACCAAACTCCTCTCACTAAACATATAAACCAGCCACTGAACACATAAATTCTCAAAACACACCCACTagacacacatatacacacacatatacttTACACCTGCCCCTAAGAACTCTGCATGCGAGTGTGTTTAACCCAGAAAGAAACCTTTTTTGCACAAACACAGCTTGAACTTGATCTTGATCTTAAGTCGAGACTCGAGCCTGGTCGCATGCTGCgtgagtgcgagtgcgagagTGAATGTGAGGGAGTAAGTGGGAGGTAGAGAGAACGTACGCATGCGTAGAACAATTTTCTGTATCCCACGCTTTTTGCTCTGTAAAACACACATCCCATGTGCACACACCTTTTTAAGCCCTTAAGAAGCCTCAACTTGAATTGggcaacaaaatatatatttatttttacttgaatttagcattttttaaaagaaaatttaagatatttcTCCGAAAAGTTGCGCGTCTTATTTGTTCCCAAAACCGCCTAAAAGAAAGCAGTGGTTTAAGCGCAAGAATGTTTACGATATTCgtggtaataaaatatttcaaaggcGAATCTTTAGAGATTCCTTTAGATTTAAAGACTCTAGAAAGATCTagctaaataaaattttaaagtattggcttccaaaataaacatttcttttatatatataaatcataaTACTTACCCAAATCAAAAACTTTTGATCTAAATCTTTTTTAAGCGTCttgaaatataagaaaattttacCAGAATAATACAATACCCAATTAAGTCAGTGTATTTGTATACAAAGAATAATTCTCTGGATTACCAGCTCcatagttaatatttttccaacatAAAATACCGTTCTCACCCAGAGTTTTCTTTCCATTtctccaaataaataaaccttcGCTTTCACAAatacaatataatttattcaGCTTTTATCGTATTAATAGTCGTATAAATAGTCGTATAAATAGACGTTTGTTTATTACGCATAAATGTTTGCGTTTCGATAACTAAACACAGATAACAGGAGCAGTCTTATGACATAAATATAATTCACTAACTAAGGAATTCACTAACTGGAATGAGTTTCAGGGGAATGTATGTGGTGTTTGACTAATTTCGTGGTTTCTCGATTATCTATTCGATCTTTGGGCAGTAGCTAATACTTGATGCTGTCACATAAACTATTtccaaaaaacatttaaatagtTTGCGCGCGGCTATTGAAGTCTGTCTACACTTCTTCAGGTCTGGGCATCAGAACCTTGGGTGACATGATCACGCCGTGGCTGTAGTGGTTCGGCAGAGTGGCGCTCTTCGCCATAACTGGCACGGGTGGTGCACTTCTCAGGCTGGGATTGGGACTGGGATGGACCTGGGCCAGCTGCTGGTGTCTGGGTAAGGTGGCACTCTCCAAGGGCCGCGTCTCGTGCTTGATGTGTATGCGCGCCAGGTCGCTCTCGATGAGCAGCGGATTGCTGATGGTCCGGATCATGGGCGGTGGCGAGGCAGAATGTTTTCCCGCCTTCTTCTTCATAGAGTCCACACTCTTGGTCTTTCTCAACTTTCCGGGTGGCGAGTCCACCACATCGACATTCTCCAGGGAAACAGGCTTGTAGTGTGACTTCTTGCCAAAGTGTGCCTCTGGGTCATCCTTGGCATGTTTGAGGTCGTCCCACATCCGAATGTCGCACTCCTTGAGCTTCATGTAGATGAAGATTACAACCCGATAGAAGACCACGTATCCAATCATCAGACACAGGGCAAAGGTGCAGTGATCGCCCATGGAGCTGATGAGATGGTCTGCACTAAATTTCACAATATCACGATCTTTGCAGAATTTGTAGATGTACGGAGTGAGAAGCATCCAGTACACGAGAACCGTGATCAGTTCGATAATCCTTTTTTGAAACATTGTGGCTTTTGCTACTCGCGATGCGATGCGGTTCGGTTAGAGATTCGTAACTAAGTGAGGCTCGCGCGGGCTTAGGCGCTATATATAAAGACTCGGATTACACCGACCGCAGCGGCGGAGCCGAACTCAAGCCCGGGCCTCGGCTCGCCACTGAGTGCATCCGATACACGGCGATTCGCTTCGATCCGATCAGCCGGTTATCAGTGGATATATTATCAATCGCTTTTGTTTACTAAAGCCAAACATGGAGCGTAAACAAATGCTGGGCTGTGACGTCTCAGTACCAGGAATATTTGCTTCATTTCTTGGAACGGGTTTCGGGGTCGCCCCCTGGTTGGACAGGTTGACAGTTCTTCCGATCTCTCagcgaatatatatatatatattacactATCATAAGCAAACAGGTTGAGTGACAATATCGAGTTTGAGTCTGTTTGTCTTGCGGATTTGCATCTCTTAGATCACTCAGGTCAACACTCAGGGGCGAAATTTCGAGCTTGAGTGTCTTGAATCTTGAGTTGATTTTCGAATTACTGTTTGTGTGATTCATGCTGGacttaaataattcattatgTGATTTAAGCGCTTTGGTAACGAACGTAATTTGCCCCCCTCGCACAACGTCTTTGTCTCCGGCGATCGGTGATGAATTTTCGatattataaaatactttTGGCGTGATTTCATACACGACAACAAACTGCAGCTAATATAGATTCGTGGCTAAGTGCAGTGTCAAAAATTAATCAAACCTTGGAACAGGTTGAAGGTGATTAAATCTGCCCAGAGAGAGTTCTTTTCTCATTGATTTCTCCCTTTGAGACAGTGGATTTCGCAGGTGTCTTTGGTCTTTGCGTCAGTGGATGGGTGAGTGAGTTAGGCCGAACCGTGAATGAGTGTGATCGGAGCTGAAAACCCCGCCATTAGGCATTCGATCATGACTGGGCATTAATTAGCATTATAATCAGCACGGTGGGGTAGTTCACCTGGGCACGAGCCACTTGTTAAGACCGGCCCTGCACCTGTTTCGCTTCCACGTCCACTTCCAATTCGAGTTCCAGTTTTATGAATGGGGAGTTACGAAAGACAAGCTCTCATTTACACCACTTTGAGGCATATAgagtaaacaaaatatatatagtatatcaGGTACCAGGCCAATTATCATATCGTTTCCATTCATTCATTAGAGTCCCCATTAGTCACCATCCCGCTCATATCGTAAATATCGTATAATTAGTACACCTCTTAGACACTCTCGTAGCCTTATAGTTAGTGCTTGCAATTGCATTAGTTAAACCCACCGATTTCGAATCCGATCCGAATCCCTCATCTGCCTGCGCTTCCTTCGCTAATGTGCCAACAATTAATTCGCATCgattgaaaatgtatttttttcggtttcagttcTCTGACAAAGTTTTTCCAaatgtgttttgtgttttatcTGTTTCTTTTTGATTATAGTGAAGGCAAAATGAAATACAACAAAACTTCCCACTGCGCTTTGACAAATATCAAATACagatatatctttaaaaaatatatatacaaagaaaagaaattacCAAAGAGAAAAAGTCATATAAAGCttgtatgtatttaaaaaaaaaaaacaaccccAACAAAAATTGTTGCAACAGacaaacagaaaaaatttccaacgacaaaaaaaatacgaaaagtGTGTGTTCATCGTTTCTTCTCGTTTCTTCTTGTTTTCCCTCATCCTCGAACTTATATCATTTTGATTTTGtaatgtgtatatatatacgacTCCTAAAGGGGCAAGGTACTTTCAAGATCGATCCTTAGCACCTACTACTTCTACAACTTTCCTTCTGTAAATAAATGAAAGTGTTGACTTGGCACCGATCgatatgtttattttgttgcacaaaaaaaaataagaacctTCTGAAacttgttatatatatatttcgtacTCCTCCAAACATCCACCTTTGACAGCCAAGGTCAAAGAGCCAATCGAATGTAAGTTCCAGACTGtcgatctctctctctctctctctctctctctctgatcCCCAGActgtactatatatatttcctagaTCAGCTGCACAGTTCGATCGCAAGTGGTCCGTGTATCGTAACATATTGTGTTGGATGTTGTGGTAAACGGTAttacgtatatatttttctatcaTTCTATCAGTTTACTtactttttgtgtttttggttaATGTTCTCTGATTTCCGTTCAGATATTGGCTCCCCAACTAACTTGCACTTACCGATTCGATTAGTTCTTAAGTcacacaccaacaacaagtacaacaattacaacaactaCACCAACAGCccacaccaacaacaactacaacaacagtTATCACAACCAGAACAAATCTACAACAACTACAGCAACATGACAGTAAAAAAAACCCTCTAAAAAAGCTACACTCAACttgtaaatttatacaaattgcaataataaacttttcttcttcttcttttcacctttttctcgAAATATGCTTAccattaccaaaaaaaatttaacaaaaactaCCAATAATGAACATAACACCGCTCTTTCGAAAAAATACCACAACTCGAAAAAtcaatcaaaccaaaaaaaaacaaaaatcaaatgaaaaacCCCAATCCGTAATCGTAAACGTAACCGTAACGTAACCGTAACCCTATGCCGTTATGGTTACCGCAAAcctaaccaaaaaaaaaaacccaacgCCACCCACTGTTCCGTTCCGTTCCTTCACCTGCAGGGTAATGCGGCCAACTCCTCGGAAACATCGATGGCCACCCAGCCGGGCGGCTCGGTGACATCGCGTGCGGCGAGCGAAACGCGCTCGGGTCCGCCGGGCTCGAGCAACGCGGGCGCCACAGGTAATAGCAGCGGCGGGGGCGGCACCTCGGGTAGTACTCAGACCGGCGCCAAGTTCCGCCACGGCCTGTTACAGCTAATGATACACACGATAGATCCACTACACGATGGTAAGTCCGTTGA
It contains:
- the LOC108077199 gene encoding uncharacterized protein, with translation MFQKRIIELITVLVYWMLLTPYIYKFCKDRDIVKFSADHLISSMGDHCTFALCLMIGYVVFYRVVIFIYMKLKECDIRMWDDLKHAKDDPEAHFGKKSHYKPVSLENVDVVDSPPGKLRKTKSVDSMKKKAGKHSASPPPMIRTISNPLLIESDLARIHIKHETRPLESATLPRHQQLAQVHPSPNPSLRSAPPVPVMAKSATLPNHYSHGVIMSPKVLMPRPEEV